The following are from one region of the Amycolatopsis sp. QT-25 genome:
- a CDS encoding ATP-grasp domain-containing protein — translation MREQRPILIVGFVTPVLMALTGTEPDGSVVLVEEPDVIRKRDLGTRLAGSPLVSALIGWEHARPGSADEFYVAHPDLDPVAVIPLIEYATPFAARLAERYGLPGATLGAAQILRDKAMLRKVSAAAGVANPESATVTSPEDVLAFLRAHPGPVVLKPANRQAAVGTQIVRDPGEVEQAWASCVEQDEGIFVPDRPMELSMLVERYVPGPEYSVEMLVRDGRRLFANVTGKQLYPGPRPVELAHIVPADIPADLTEELAELTCQVVEAVGFADGILHCEWIVSDGRAYLVECAGRIAGDGIMEVIDRAYSMDLLRSYVAMMRGEMLPELPRRATGGAAVRFVPMEPGVIDAVVGLEQARQVEGVFLVDIQVQPGHRFTGLRSSWDRTGLVMAVADDSAEALQRAEKAAGLIRIEVRPEP, via the coding sequence ATGCGTGAGCAGCGGCCCATCCTGATCGTCGGGTTCGTGACGCCGGTGCTGATGGCACTGACCGGTACCGAACCCGACGGTTCGGTCGTCCTCGTCGAGGAGCCGGACGTCATCCGCAAACGGGACCTGGGCACGAGGCTCGCCGGGTCTCCACTGGTCAGTGCGCTGATCGGCTGGGAGCACGCCCGGCCCGGTTCGGCCGACGAGTTCTACGTCGCCCACCCGGACCTGGACCCGGTGGCGGTGATCCCGCTGATCGAGTACGCCACCCCGTTCGCCGCCCGGCTCGCCGAACGCTACGGCCTGCCGGGCGCGACCCTGGGTGCCGCGCAGATCCTGCGGGACAAGGCGATGCTGCGGAAGGTCAGCGCGGCCGCCGGGGTGGCCAATCCGGAAAGCGCCACCGTGACTTCCCCGGAGGACGTACTGGCGTTCCTGCGGGCCCATCCCGGCCCGGTGGTGCTCAAACCGGCGAACCGGCAGGCCGCCGTCGGCACGCAGATCGTCCGTGACCCCGGCGAGGTCGAACAGGCGTGGGCGAGCTGCGTCGAACAGGACGAGGGCATTTTCGTTCCCGACCGGCCGATGGAACTGTCCATGCTGGTCGAACGGTACGTGCCAGGACCCGAGTACAGCGTCGAGATGCTGGTCCGCGACGGGCGGCGACTGTTCGCCAATGTCACCGGCAAACAGCTCTACCCCGGCCCGCGGCCGGTGGAGCTGGCCCATATCGTGCCTGCCGACATCCCCGCCGACCTCACCGAGGAGCTCGCGGAACTGACCTGTCAGGTCGTCGAGGCGGTCGGGTTCGCCGACGGCATCCTGCACTGCGAGTGGATCGTCTCCGACGGGCGGGCCTACCTGGTGGAATGCGCCGGCCGGATCGCCGGTGACGGGATCATGGAGGTCATCGACCGCGCCTATTCGATGGATCTGCTGCGGTCCTACGTGGCGATGATGCGCGGGGAGATGCTGCCCGAGCTGCCTCGCCGCGCCACGGGCGGCGCCGCCGTCCGGTTCGTCCCGATGGAGCCGGGCGTGATCGACGCCGTCGTCGGACTCGAGCAGGCCCGGCAGGTGGAGGGTGTGTTCCTGGTGGACATCCAGGTCCAGCCGGGCCACCGGTTCACCGGCCTGCGCAGCTCGTGGGACCGGACGGGTTTGGTGATGGCCGTCGCGGACGACTCCGCCGAAGCGTTGCAGCGTGCGGAAAAGGCCGCGGGCCTGATCCGGATCGAGGTCCGCCCGGAGCCTTGA
- a CDS encoding FAD-dependent oxidoreductase, whose protein sequence is MGSVAVVGAGVTGLVTAIGCARAGHRVTVFDRGPVPNPASASSDQHRALRVLRPGDVDGTRRMAEARRRWLELESLLRTEIFRPVGVVTAGTRDELASAFDTAGHVGLPAVAVSPDALAPVVFPAGTAGVLDASAGVLLAERFLRAAAEWLAAHPAVTLRPRCAVVEVDDHRVSAADGTVVDADLVLVAAGPGNTELVERPVTLYRQTMVYLRPPRRLAGWWTSAPGVGRIGAARTAWLLPSGGGTLLKISSDAVCREVAAITERDRGPWADRLLTEPILTGAADYAVVAVRDCHYAADPVDGGSMLVRLRPSVWSRPACGGTGFATAPLVAEEILGAVMEVKA, encoded by the coding sequence ATGGGCTCGGTCGCCGTCGTCGGTGCGGGTGTGACCGGATTGGTGACCGCGATCGGCTGCGCGCGGGCGGGTCACCGCGTCACCGTGTTCGACCGCGGTCCGGTGCCGAACCCCGCGTCGGCGTCGTCCGACCAGCACCGCGCCCTGCGGGTGCTGCGTCCGGGCGACGTCGACGGCACCCGGCGGATGGCCGAGGCCCGCCGTCGGTGGCTGGAGCTGGAATCGTTGCTGCGCACGGAGATCTTCCGGCCGGTCGGCGTGGTCACCGCGGGCACCCGGGACGAGCTCGCGTCGGCGTTCGACACCGCGGGCCACGTCGGGCTTCCCGCGGTCGCCGTGTCACCGGACGCCTTGGCGCCCGTGGTGTTCCCCGCCGGGACCGCCGGGGTGCTGGACGCGAGCGCCGGTGTGCTGCTGGCGGAACGGTTCCTGCGCGCGGCGGCCGAATGGCTCGCCGCGCATCCCGCGGTGACGTTACGGCCGCGCTGCGCCGTCGTGGAGGTCGACGACCATCGGGTGTCCGCGGCCGACGGGACCGTCGTGGACGCCGACCTCGTGCTGGTCGCGGCGGGACCGGGGAACACCGAACTGGTCGAGCGGCCGGTCACGCTGTATCGCCAGACCATGGTCTACCTGCGGCCGCCGCGGAGGCTGGCGGGCTGGTGGACGTCGGCCCCCGGCGTCGGCCGGATCGGTGCGGCCCGCACGGCGTGGCTGCTGCCGTCCGGCGGGGGCACCCTGCTCAAGATCAGCTCGGACGCGGTCTGCCGGGAGGTCGCGGCCATCACCGAGCGGGACCGAGGACCGTGGGCGGACCGGTTGCTCACCGAGCCGATCCTCACCGGCGCCGCGGACTACGCCGTCGTCGCCGTGCGGGACTGCCACTACGCGGCCGATCCCGTCGACGGCGGCTCGATGCTCGTGCGACTCCGTCCGTCGGTGTGGTCCCGTCCCGCCTGCGGCGGCACCGGATTCGCCACCGCACCGCTCGTCGCCGAGGAGATCCTCGGCGCTGTCATGGAGGTCAAGGCTTGA
- a CDS encoding response regulator transcription factor codes for MNNHVSVGNTARLWPAELHDQRRTARLLPEQSRGEETTATEWVTVFLADSQPAVRYRVRAALELVDGIVVIGEAATANAAIAETFRHRPDVLVVDPQLGEAAAIDVVSRVSRVAPDTRVLVLSTADDDTAIRSALQAGARGYLIKGTDLDQVVRGVQVVAAGEAIVGKAIAGRFSALMRSAGDPEPYPFPQLTTREREVLDRVAAGKSNGAIARELALAQKTISNRVSAVFGKLGVADRAQAIVLARDAGLGRG; via the coding sequence ATGAACAATCACGTCAGTGTCGGTAACACCGCCCGTTTGTGGCCGGCGGAACTCCATGACCAGCGGCGCACCGCGCGCCTGCTGCCCGAACAGAGCAGGGGTGAGGAAACTACCGCCACCGAATGGGTGACGGTTTTCCTCGCCGACAGTCAGCCGGCCGTTCGCTACCGGGTCCGCGCCGCGCTCGAACTCGTCGACGGCATCGTCGTCATCGGTGAAGCGGCCACGGCGAACGCCGCGATCGCGGAAACCTTTCGCCACCGGCCGGACGTCCTGGTCGTCGACCCGCAACTCGGCGAGGCCGCGGCCATCGACGTGGTGAGCCGGGTGTCGCGCGTCGCACCGGACACCCGGGTACTGGTGCTGAGCACGGCCGACGACGACACCGCCATCAGATCGGCACTCCAGGCGGGTGCGCGCGGATATCTGATCAAGGGCACCGATCTGGACCAGGTCGTCCGCGGTGTCCAGGTCGTGGCCGCGGGCGAGGCGATCGTCGGCAAGGCGATCGCCGGCCGGTTCAGCGCCTTGATGCGGTCGGCGGGCGACCCGGAGCCGTATCCCTTTCCCCAGTTGACGACCAGAGAACGGGAAGTGCTCGACCGCGTCGCCGCGGGGAAGTCGAACGGCGCCATCGCCCGCGAGCTGGCGCTCGCGCAGAAGACCATCAGCAACCGTGTTTCCGCGGTCTTCGGCAAACTCGGCGTGGCCGACCGGGCACAGGCGATCGTGCTCGCGCGGGACGCGGGTCTCGGGCGCGGATGA
- a CDS encoding cupin domain-containing protein — protein MTDQDLAVVDIRRLEHENLTRAYGLDMKLLYPWNGLTAPFRGAWCVLRPGDVSVSHAHHEHEIFIGMTGRAAVIAGDKRHEFAAGDLVFLKPGIEHNLVNEHDEDFAYYAIWWDRAMSDEFVSHEISRAESHD, from the coding sequence GTGACTGACCAAGACCTTGCCGTCGTGGACATCCGCAGGCTGGAACACGAGAACCTGACGCGGGCCTACGGCTTGGACATGAAGCTGCTTTATCCGTGGAACGGTTTGACAGCACCGTTTCGAGGGGCTTGGTGTGTCCTGCGCCCCGGTGACGTATCGGTGTCCCACGCTCACCACGAGCACGAGATCTTCATCGGAATGACCGGAAGGGCCGCGGTGATCGCCGGTGACAAGCGGCACGAGTTCGCGGCGGGCGACCTCGTCTTCCTCAAGCCGGGGATCGAACACAACCTGGTCAACGAACACGACGAGGACTTCGCCTACTACGCGATCTGGTGGGACCGGGCCATGTCGGACGAGTTCGTCTCCCACGAGATCTCCCGGGCCGAGTCCCATGATTGA
- a CDS encoding NAD(P)/FAD-dependent oxidoreductase: protein MEFTIVGAGMAGAFLALSLGRQGHTVTVYDRRPDPRETAGATTSMNLGLSRRGLAALDRLGLSDEVRRLVVPMRGRMLHNPDGGLRFSAYGEGGILAIQRQDLSAVLVDAASRVPGVRFVFDTRCTGVDRDLPSVSFVDPDGRALVVKPDVVVGADGAFSAVRRSLHHEQRAEFSQRYLEWGWRELHIPAAADGSHRMADDVFHLWPRGDVMMFAHPNRDGSFTCSCVLPFHGPHGFDSLRTAEDVESLFRRHFPDVLSLVPGLGEEFLRRPTFNLVTVSTAPWIHEGKVVLIGDACHAVYPFLAQGMNSAFEDALELTDSLARHPGDTTAALTRYYTRRKPNTDALADMSHRNFAELRDTVRSPAVRLEHACDTVLEKVLRHRWMPLHAMITNTTVPYAKALQRATRQHRILKYSGAAVVAAGAAGVVRLLRRRG, encoded by the coding sequence GTGGAGTTCACGATTGTGGGCGCCGGGATGGCGGGCGCGTTCCTGGCGCTTTCGCTGGGCAGGCAAGGGCATACGGTGACGGTGTACGACCGCAGGCCGGATCCCCGCGAGACCGCCGGCGCCACGACGTCGATGAATCTCGGGCTTTCCCGGCGTGGCCTGGCGGCACTGGATCGCCTGGGGTTGTCGGACGAGGTGAGACGGCTCGTCGTGCCGATGCGCGGGCGGATGCTGCACAACCCCGACGGCGGACTGCGGTTCTCGGCCTACGGCGAAGGCGGCATCCTGGCCATCCAGCGCCAGGACCTGAGCGCGGTCCTGGTGGACGCGGCCAGCCGGGTACCCGGCGTGCGGTTCGTGTTCGACACGCGGTGCACCGGCGTGGACCGCGACCTGCCCTCGGTGTCCTTTGTGGACCCCGACGGGCGGGCACTCGTGGTGAAGCCGGATGTCGTGGTGGGCGCGGACGGCGCGTTCTCGGCCGTCCGCCGCTCCCTGCACCACGAGCAGCGCGCCGAGTTCTCGCAACGCTACCTCGAATGGGGCTGGCGAGAACTCCACATCCCGGCGGCCGCGGACGGTTCCCATCGCATGGCCGACGACGTCTTCCATCTGTGGCCCCGCGGCGACGTCATGATGTTCGCCCACCCCAACCGCGACGGATCCTTCACCTGTTCCTGTGTCCTGCCGTTCCACGGCCCGCACGGTTTCGACTCGCTGCGGACCGCGGAGGACGTGGAATCCCTGTTCCGCCGCCATTTCCCCGACGTCCTGTCGCTGGTTCCCGGCCTCGGCGAGGAGTTCCTGCGGCGGCCCACCTTCAATCTCGTCACCGTCAGCACCGCCCCGTGGATCCACGAGGGGAAGGTCGTGCTGATCGGGGACGCCTGCCACGCCGTCTATCCGTTCCTGGCCCAGGGCATGAACTCGGCCTTCGAGGACGCGCTGGAACTGACGGACAGCCTCGCCCGCCATCCGGGCGACACGACGGCGGCGCTGACGAGGTACTACACCCGCCGCAAGCCGAACACCGACGCGCTGGCGGACATGTCCCACCGCAACTTCGCCGAACTCCGCGACACCGTGCGCTCGCCGGCGGTCCGCCTCGAACACGCCTGCGACACCGTGCTGGAGAAAGTCCTCCGGCACCGCTGGATGCCACTGCACGCGATGATCACCAACACCACCGTTCCGTACGCCAAGGCTCTGCAGCGGGCGACCCGCCAGCATCGGATCCTGAAGTACTCGGGTGCCGCGGTCGTCGCGGCCGGGGCCGCCGGGGTGGTCCGCCTGCTTCGGCGCCGGGGCTGA
- a CDS encoding SidA/IucD/PvdA family monooxygenase, whose amino-acid sequence MTEIQVGLLAIGAGPANLALAVAIEESGNPELAGQTLLLEQSPDIKWQRDLLMPWARSQVSFLKDLVTLRNPRSKFSFLNFLYQENRLDEFVNLGTFHPFRWEFSDYLQWVAKSLDQVRIRYDAKVQRIEPVRGTDGSITGWTATLAGGDKIHCRDLVVGGGRDANVPDVFADLPADRIIHSAQYRRRIAELPPDTPLRAVVVGGAQSAAEMFMALHDNLPNSTRTMIVRSIGPQNYQTSKFVNELFFPSFVDRFYDSPAEVREQVLDEMRLTNYAAAAPPFLDHMYTTLYQQRGLGVQRSHVRTLTEVVGARIEDDEVVLDLRDRTSGKVEALQCDLVLLGTGYDQRMPAMVRDLADSVGLSEVTVSRCYRVDLGESAWGAVYLQGVNEATHGIADSLISVLAHRSRDIVGDLLARRGTESRTA is encoded by the coding sequence GTGACTGAAATACAGGTGGGTTTGCTGGCGATCGGCGCGGGACCGGCGAACCTGGCGCTCGCGGTGGCCATCGAGGAGTCCGGGAATCCGGAGCTGGCCGGGCAGACACTGCTGCTGGAGCAGAGCCCGGACATCAAATGGCAACGTGATCTGCTGATGCCGTGGGCGCGCAGCCAGGTCTCCTTCCTCAAGGATCTGGTGACGCTGCGCAACCCGCGCAGCAAGTTCTCGTTCCTCAACTTCCTGTACCAGGAGAACCGGCTCGACGAGTTCGTCAACCTGGGCACCTTCCACCCGTTCCGCTGGGAGTTCTCCGACTACCTGCAGTGGGTCGCGAAGTCGCTGGACCAGGTCCGCATCCGCTACGACGCCAAGGTCCAGCGCATCGAACCCGTGCGCGGCACCGACGGATCGATCACCGGCTGGACCGCGACGCTCGCCGGTGGGGACAAGATCCATTGCCGCGACCTCGTCGTGGGCGGCGGCCGGGACGCGAACGTGCCGGACGTCTTCGCCGATCTCCCGGCCGACCGGATCATCCACAGTGCCCAGTACCGGCGCCGGATCGCGGAGCTGCCGCCGGACACCCCGCTGCGCGCCGTCGTGGTGGGCGGGGCACAGAGCGCGGCCGAGATGTTCATGGCGCTGCACGACAATCTGCCCAACAGCACCCGCACCATGATCGTGCGTTCGATCGGCCCGCAGAACTACCAGACCAGCAAATTCGTCAACGAGCTGTTCTTCCCGTCGTTCGTCGACCGCTTCTACGACAGCCCGGCCGAAGTCCGGGAACAGGTGCTGGACGAGATGCGCCTGACCAACTACGCCGCGGCGGCCCCGCCGTTCCTCGACCACATGTACACCACGCTGTACCAGCAGCGCGGTCTCGGCGTGCAGCGTTCGCACGTGCGCACCCTGACCGAAGTGGTCGGCGCCAGGATCGAAGACGACGAGGTCGTCCTCGATCTGCGTGACCGGACCAGCGGCAAGGTCGAGGCGTTGCAGTGCGATCTGGTGCTGCTCGGCACCGGCTACGACCAGCGGATGCCCGCGATGGTACGCGACCTGGCCGACAGTGTCGGTCTCTCGGAGGTCACGGTCAGCCGTTGCTACCGGGTCGATCTCGGCGAATCCGCTTGGGGCGCGGTGTATCTGCAGGGGGTCAACGAGGCGACGCACGGCATCGCCGACTCGTTGATCAGCGTGCTCGCCCACCGTTCCCGTGACATCGTCGGCGATCTGCTCGCCCGCCGCGGCACCGAGTCGAGGACCGCCTGA
- a CDS encoding acyl-CoA dehydrogenase family protein, whose protein sequence is MTMTEPVRTDRPLTGAQILANAKALAPILRERAAEIEKNRSLPADVVELLREAGVFRIGFSRDWGGPEMTSMEQTEVIEALSYGDASVGWCAKLGSDIGLHANFLDQDEARRMFTSIDMHSAGVLPVTGHAERVPGGYRLTGRWSFGSGSTHADWVASGAMVFENGEPYASPDGSNPHESRLFMVPGDQTESLDNWYTLGLCGSGSSDYTITDVFVPENHTLTFDNPKVPNGPLVQPDVIQRSMCGVPLGTARAALDYVRGLTMERVDMLKGSPWRMSGVAWKDNERIQITLAECEADYSTTRAGVYQALERQWEVTADGTGTLDDLTPDERVAPALTGWQAFQMSKRVVQRLCDLLGTAAIRSGDPMNRWLRDSMTMAMHPTARDRVTQTVGAHLVGAKPSMRFMLGIVDKPKTESDA, encoded by the coding sequence ATGACCATGACCGAACCCGTCCGCACCGACAGGCCGCTGACCGGCGCGCAGATCCTCGCGAACGCGAAGGCGCTCGCACCGATCCTGCGTGAGCGGGCGGCGGAGATCGAGAAGAACCGGAGCCTGCCCGCGGACGTGGTCGAGTTGCTGCGCGAGGCCGGTGTCTTCCGGATCGGCTTCAGCCGGGACTGGGGTGGCCCGGAGATGACCTCGATGGAGCAGACCGAGGTGATCGAAGCGCTTTCCTACGGTGACGCGTCCGTCGGCTGGTGTGCCAAACTCGGCTCGGACATCGGGTTGCACGCCAACTTCCTGGACCAGGACGAAGCCCGCCGGATGTTCACCAGCATCGACATGCACTCCGCCGGTGTGCTGCCCGTGACCGGGCACGCGGAACGTGTTCCCGGCGGTTACCGGCTCACCGGCCGCTGGAGCTTCGGCAGCGGCTCGACCCACGCCGATTGGGTGGCCTCCGGGGCCATGGTGTTCGAGAACGGTGAGCCCTACGCGAGCCCGGACGGCAGCAACCCGCACGAGTCGCGGCTGTTCATGGTTCCCGGCGACCAGACCGAATCCCTCGACAACTGGTACACCCTCGGCCTGTGCGGCTCCGGCAGCAGCGACTACACGATCACGGACGTCTTCGTCCCGGAGAACCACACCCTGACGTTCGACAACCCGAAGGTGCCCAACGGACCCCTGGTGCAGCCGGACGTGATCCAGCGCAGCATGTGCGGTGTGCCGCTCGGCACGGCGCGGGCCGCACTGGACTACGTCCGCGGCCTCACCATGGAACGGGTCGACATGCTGAAGGGCTCGCCGTGGCGGATGAGCGGCGTCGCCTGGAAGGACAACGAGCGCATCCAGATCACCCTGGCCGAATGCGAGGCCGACTACAGCACGACGCGCGCCGGCGTTTACCAGGCACTGGAACGCCAGTGGGAGGTCACCGCCGACGGCACCGGCACGCTGGACGATCTCACGCCCGACGAACGCGTCGCCCCGGCGCTGACCGGTTGGCAGGCTTTCCAGATGTCGAAGCGGGTCGTGCAGCGGCTCTGCGACCTGCTCGGCACCGCGGCCATCCGCTCGGGTGACCCGATGAACCGCTGGCTGCGGGACTCGATGACCATGGCCATGCACCCCACCGCGCGGGACCGCGTCACCCAGACGGTCGGCGCGCACCTGGTCGGCGCCAAACCGTCCATGCGGTTCATGCTCGGCATCGTCGACAAGCCCAAGACCGAGTCCGATGCGTGA
- a CDS encoding class I tRNA ligase family protein, with protein MNRLVVISPAPTANGDLHLGHLAGPFLAADVCARYARATGTEALYGTGMHFTQNYIVTAAARLGVAPEDLRERSADQVRQTLAAMGIEVDGFGCIGDRFTELVIDFYDRLHGMGRLELRTVRFPFLPSTGEYLMDAYVTGGCPFCLADGYAGICESCGLPVAPGDLIGPRSTLRPDEKLEYREADILVFPVERYRAELEAYFARIPMRPGMARLIEAAMAGPLPDFPITQPTSWGIPAPFPEVPGQVIYPHMEGMPWSMFTTALAAEKRGAVLTADDELWQADSGSTVVYFLGLDATYPFAVVGTAMLTALGGHVLPAQYVTNEFYELANEKFSTSRGHVVSGRELAAEVPRDLIRFHLCATSPEYQRTDFTREALLRVSETRLTGPWNRIAAAVDEWVDRGPLPVSGDARRMARRMTERFTDGYELQRFSVTAVASTLAEQLGRLDRLAAVTTAETAGDLCHQVNVFLRCAAPILIDLAAAALPDPTSPWQVDADTVVAEKLPRLAC; from the coding sequence ATGAACCGGCTGGTGGTGATCTCGCCGGCACCGACGGCGAACGGTGATCTGCACCTCGGTCATCTCGCCGGTCCGTTCCTCGCCGCCGACGTCTGCGCCCGGTACGCCCGCGCGACCGGCACGGAGGCCCTCTACGGCACCGGCATGCACTTCACCCAGAACTACATCGTCACCGCGGCCGCGCGGCTCGGCGTCGCCCCGGAAGACCTGCGGGAACGCTCCGCGGACCAGGTCCGGCAGACGTTGGCCGCGATGGGCATCGAGGTCGACGGGTTCGGCTGCATCGGTGACAGGTTCACCGAACTCGTCATCGACTTCTACGATCGCCTGCACGGAATGGGCAGGCTCGAGCTGCGGACCGTGCGTTTCCCGTTCCTGCCGAGCACCGGCGAGTACCTGATGGACGCCTACGTCACCGGCGGCTGCCCGTTCTGCCTCGCCGACGGGTACGCCGGGATCTGCGAGAGCTGCGGTCTGCCGGTCGCCCCGGGCGATCTCATCGGGCCGCGTTCGACACTGCGCCCGGACGAGAAGCTGGAATACCGGGAAGCGGACATCCTCGTCTTCCCGGTGGAGCGGTACCGCGCGGAACTGGAGGCGTACTTCGCCCGGATCCCGATGCGGCCCGGGATGGCCCGGCTCATCGAGGCCGCGATGGCGGGCCCGCTGCCGGACTTCCCGATCACCCAGCCGACGTCGTGGGGTATCCCGGCGCCGTTCCCCGAGGTACCGGGCCAGGTGATCTACCCGCATATGGAGGGCATGCCGTGGAGCATGTTCACCACCGCGCTGGCCGCCGAGAAACGCGGCGCGGTGCTGACCGCGGACGACGAGCTTTGGCAGGCGGACTCCGGGTCGACCGTGGTGTACTTCCTCGGCCTGGACGCGACGTACCCGTTCGCGGTCGTGGGCACGGCGATGCTCACCGCCCTCGGCGGCCATGTGCTTCCGGCGCAGTACGTCACCAACGAGTTCTACGAGCTGGCCAACGAGAAGTTCTCCACCAGCCGCGGGCACGTGGTGTCCGGCCGCGAACTGGCCGCCGAGGTGCCGCGCGACCTCATCCGCTTCCACCTCTGCGCCACCAGCCCCGAATACCAGCGCACCGACTTCACCCGTGAGGCGCTGCTGAGGGTCAGCGAAACCCGGCTGACCGGACCGTGGAACCGGATCGCGGCGGCGGTCGACGAGTGGGTGGACCGCGGTCCGCTGCCGGTCTCCGGCGACGCCCGGCGGATGGCGCGGCGGATGACCGAGCGGTTCACCGACGGCTACGAACTCCAGCGGTTCAGCGTGACCGCCGTCGCGTCGACGCTCGCCGAGCAACTGGGGCGGCTGGACCGGCTGGCCGCCGTGACGACGGCCGAGACCGCGGGTGATCTCTGCCACCAGGTGAACGTGTTCCTGCGCTGTGCCGCGCCGATCCTGATCGACCTCGCCGCGGCCGCGCTACCCGACCCGACGTCGCCCTGGCAGGTGGACGCGGACACGGTGGTCGCCGAGAAGCTGCCGCGGCTGGCCTGCTGA
- a CDS encoding FAD-binding oxidoreductase produces MSRSPSDADWRRLDHAVAGRVRRPGEVGFHDVSAPFNKRFAGTTPRGVVSVANTADVRIALEWARDTGVDVVARCGGHSYAGHSVNTGLVIDLGPMNTVSADGSTGLVTVAGGARMADVYAAIQPYEMAFALGNGASVGIAGLTLGGGCGATSRALGLTADALVATTVVTADGRVLRCDADDNADLFWACRGGGGGNFGVNVSFTFQAKPVAGCASYLLLWDRADAPKVFSVLQEVARRAPDEFAVRIGVSKSGDSDGVVSAIGQHLGTAGELREILDPVLSVARPIRMDLADRTFWQAKDDLLHETAEGAFSVRTNIVTEPLPEEAIDTMLSFVDRVPPSSNPDGGGAALFSWGGAINRVGATETAFAHRNALFLLSMDTSWAENDEPAVVDANLRWLAELGEAMSPYVSDGAFQNFIDPDLEDWRTAYYGVNYPRLKAIKDRVDPDGVFTFSQSIGS; encoded by the coding sequence GTGTCCCGCAGCCCATCCGACGCGGACTGGCGACGCCTCGACCACGCCGTGGCCGGCCGCGTGCGGCGCCCCGGAGAGGTCGGTTTCCACGACGTCAGTGCGCCGTTCAACAAACGGTTCGCCGGAACCACCCCCCGCGGGGTCGTCTCCGTGGCGAACACCGCGGACGTACGAATTGCCCTCGAGTGGGCGCGTGACACCGGCGTCGACGTCGTCGCCCGTTGTGGCGGGCACAGTTACGCGGGCCACTCGGTCAACACCGGCCTGGTCATCGACCTCGGCCCGATGAACACCGTGTCCGCCGACGGATCGACAGGGCTGGTGACGGTCGCCGGCGGCGCACGGATGGCGGACGTCTACGCCGCCATCCAGCCGTACGAAATGGCCTTCGCGCTGGGCAACGGAGCCTCGGTCGGTATCGCGGGCCTCACCCTGGGCGGCGGCTGCGGGGCCACCTCCCGTGCGCTCGGGCTGACCGCGGACGCGCTCGTGGCGACCACAGTGGTGACCGCGGACGGTCGGGTTCTGCGCTGCGACGCGGACGACAACGCCGACCTGTTCTGGGCCTGCCGCGGTGGCGGCGGCGGGAACTTCGGCGTCAACGTGTCCTTCACCTTCCAGGCGAAGCCGGTGGCCGGCTGCGCCAGCTACCTGCTGTTGTGGGACCGCGCCGACGCGCCGAAGGTCTTTTCGGTGCTGCAAGAGGTCGCGCGGCGGGCACCGGACGAATTCGCGGTCAGGATCGGCGTCAGCAAGTCGGGTGACTCGGACGGCGTCGTGTCCGCCATCGGACAGCATCTCGGCACGGCGGGGGAGTTGCGGGAGATCCTCGACCCCGTACTGTCCGTCGCCCGGCCGATCCGCATGGACCTCGCGGACCGGACCTTCTGGCAGGCCAAGGACGATCTGCTGCACGAGACCGCGGAAGGGGCGTTCTCGGTGCGGACCAACATCGTCACCGAGCCACTGCCCGAGGAGGCGATCGACACGATGCTGTCGTTCGTCGACCGCGTTCCCCCCAGCAGCAATCCGGACGGTGGTGGCGCGGCCCTGTTCTCCTGGGGTGGCGCGATCAACCGAGTGGGCGCGACGGAGACCGCGTTCGCCCATCGGAACGCGCTTTTCCTGCTGTCCATGGACACTTCGTGGGCCGAGAACGACGAGCCCGCCGTGGTCGACGCCAACCTTCGCTGGCTGGCGGAGCTGGGTGAGGCGATGTCGCCGTATGTGTCCGACGGCGCCTTCCAGAACTTCATCGACCCCGATCTCGAAGACTGGCGCACCGCCTATTACGGCGTCAACTACCCACGACTGAAGGCGATCAAGGATCGGGTCGACCCCGACGGCGTCTTCACCTTCTCGCAAAGCATCGGTTCATGA